One window from the genome of Cricetulus griseus strain 17A/GY chromosome 2, alternate assembly CriGri-PICRH-1.0, whole genome shotgun sequence encodes:
- the Tcf20 gene encoding transcription factor 20 isoform X2, whose protein sequence is MQSFREQSSYHGNQQSYPQEVHSSSRIEEFSPRQAHMFQNFGGAGGGSGGTGSNSSGRRGTATAATAMASETSGHQGYQGFRKEAGDFYYMTGNKDPVAAGTPQPPQRRPSGPVQSYGPPQGSSFGNQYGSEGHVSQFQAQHSALGGVSHYQQDYTGPFSPGSAQYQQQASSQQQQQQQQQQQQQQQQVQQLRQQLYQSHQPLSQATGQSASGSSHLQPMQRPSTLPSSAGYQLRVGQFGQHYQSSASSSSSSSFPSPQRFSQSGQSYDGSYSVNAGSQYEGHNVGSNAQAYGTQSNYSYQSQSMKNFEQTKIPPGTQQGQQQQQQQQQPQSQQQQQQQQQQQQQQQHPPQHVMQYTNAAPKLPLQSQVGQYNQPEVPVRSPMQFHQNFSPISNPSPAASVVQSPSCSSTPSPLMQSSENLQCGQGNVPMSSRNRILQLMPQLSPTPSMMPSPNSHAAGFKGFGLEGVPEKRLTDPGLSSLSALSTQVANLPNTVQHMLLSDALTPQKKTSKRPSSSSKKADSCTNSEGSQPEEQLKSPMAESLDGGCSSSSEDQGERVRQLSGQSTSSDTTYKCGASEKAGSSPTQGAQNEAPRLSTSPAAREEAASPGAKDTPLSEGNAKVNEKTVGVIVSREAMTGRVEKSGGQDKGSQEEDPAASQRPPSNSGIKEASHTSLPQPDPPGGGSKGNKNGDNSSNHNGEGNGQGSHSAVGPSFTGRTEPSKSPGSLRYSYKESFGSAVPRNVSGFPQYPSGQEKGDFASHGERKGRNEKFPSLLQEVLQGYHHHPDRRYPRSAQDHQGMTSGLEGTARPNILVSQANELASRGILNKSIGSLLENPHWGPWERKSSSTAPEMKQINLSDYPIPRKFEIEPASSAHEPGGSLSERRSVICDISPLRQIVRDPGAHSLGHMGADARIGRNERLNPSLSQSVILPGGLVSMETKLKSQSGQIKEEDFEQSKSQASFNKKSGDHCHSTSIKHESYRGNVSPGVAAHDSISDYSSQDSRSTPMRRVPGRVGSRETMRGRSSSQYHDFAEKLKMSPGRSRGPGADPHHMNPHMTFSERANRSSLHATFSPNSESLASAYHTNTRAHAYGDPNAGLNSQLHYKRQMYQQQQEEYKDWTSSSAQGVIAAAQHRQEGPRKSPRQQQFLDRVRSPLKNDKDGMMYGPPVGTYHDPSTQEAGRCLMSSDGLPAKGMELKHSSQKLQESCWDLSRQTSPGKSSGPPGMSNQKRYGPPHETDGHVLTDSTQSSKPSNVMLRLPGQEDHSSQNPLIMRRRVRSFISPIPSKRQSQDVKNSNTDDKGRLHPSKEGADKAYNSYTLSHSQDIKSIPKRDASKDFANPDNRNCPAVTLTSPAKTKILPPRKGRGLKLEAIVQKITSPNIRRSASTNSTEAGGDTVTLDDILSLKSGPPEGGTVATQEAEMEKRKGEVVSDLVSVTNQESNVEKPLPGPSEEWRGSGDDKVKTEAHAETAPTGKEPSGTMTSTASQKSGGNQGRPDGSLGGAAPLIFPDSKNVAPVGILAPEANPKAEEKENETVMISPKQESFPPKGYFPSGKKKGRPIGSVNKQKKQQQPPPPPPQPPQIPEGSADGEPKPKKQRQRRERRKPGAQPRKRKTKQAVPIVEPQEPEIKLKYATQPLDKTDAKNKSFFPYIHVVNKCELGAVCTIINAEEEEQTKLVRSRKGQRSLTPPPSSTESKVLPASSFMLQGPVVTESSVMGHLVCCLCGKWASYRNMGDLFGPFYPQDYAATLPKNPPPKRSTEMQSKVKVRHKSTSNGSKTDTEEEEEQQQQQKEQRSLAAHPRFKRRHRSEDCGGGPRSLSRGLPCKKAATEGSCEKAVLDTKPSVPTTSEGGPELELQIPELPLDSNEFWVHEGCILWANGIYLVCGRLYGLQEALEIAREMKCSHCQEAGATLGCYNKGCSFRYHYPCAIDADCLLHEENFSVRCPKHKPPLPCPLPPLQNKTAKGSLSTEQSERG, encoded by the exons ATGCAGTCCTTTCGGGAGCAAAGCAGTTACCACGGAAACCAGCAGAGCTACCCACAGGAGGTACACAGCTCATCCCGTATAGAAGAGTTCAGCCCTCGTCAGGCCCATATGTTCCAGAATTTTGGGGGagcaggtggtggtagtggtggcactGGCAGCAATAGTAGTGGACGTCGAGGAACAGCAACTGCTGCCACAGCAATGGCTAGTGAGACCTCTGGCCATCAAGGCTACCAGGGTTTCAGGAAAGAAGCTGGGGATTTTTACTACATGACAGGCAACAAAGACCCCGTGGCAGCAGGAACCCCACAGCCTCCTCAGCGAAGGCCCTCTGGTCCTGTGCAGAGCTATGGACCGCCCCAGGGGAGCAGCTTTGGCAATCAGTATGGGAGTGAGGGTCATGTGAGCCAATTTCAAGCACAGCACTCTGCCCTTGGTGGTGTGTCTCATTATCAGCAGGATTACACAGGGCCTTTCTCTCCTGGGAGTGCTCAGTATCAACAGCAGGCCTCCagccaacagcagcagcaacagcagcaacagcaacagcagcaacaacagcaagTACAGCAGTTGAGACAACAGCTTTACCAATCCCATCAGCCTCTGTCCCAAGCCACTGGACAGTCAGCCTCTGGCTCATCCCATCTACAACCAATGCAGCGGCCTTCAACTCTGCCATCTTCTGCTGGTTATCAGTTAAGAGTAGGTCAATTTGGCCAACACTACCagtcttctgcttcttcctcctcctcctcctcctttccttcaccACAGCGTTTCAGTCAGTCTGGACAAAGCTATGATGGCAGTTATAGTGTAAATGCTGGATCTCAGTATGAAGGGCATAATGTGGGTTCCAATGCACAGGCTTATGGAACACAATCAAATTATAGCTATCAGTCTCAGTCTATGAAGAATTTTGAACAGACAAAGATTCCACCAGGAACCCAGCAggggcagcagcagcaacaacaacagcaacagccacagtctcagcagcagcagcagcaacagcagcagcagcagcagcagcagcaacatccCCCCCAGCATGTGATGCAGTACACTAATGCTGCCCCCAAGCTGCCCTTGCAAAGCCAGGTGGGGCAGTACAACCAGCCTGAGGTTCCTGTAAGGTCCCCTATGCAGTTTCATCAGAACTTCAGCCCTATTTCTAACCCTTctccagctgcttctgtggttcAGTCTCCAAGCTGTAGCTCTACCCCTTCTCCTCTCATGCAGAGTAGTGAGAATCTCCAATGTGGGCAAGGCAATGTGCCCATGAGTTCCAGAAACCGAATTTTACAGCTAATGCCCCAACTCAGTCCGACCCCATCAATGATGCCCAGTCCTAATTCTCATGCTGCAGGATTCAAGGGGTTTGGATTAGAAGGCGTCCCAGAAAAGCGGCTGACAGATCCTGGGTTGAGTAGTTTGAGTGCTCTGAGTACTCAAGTGGCCAATCTTCCTAATACTGTCCAGCACATGTTGCTTTCTGATGCCTTGACACCTCAGAAGAAGACTTCCAAGAGGCCCTCATCATCATCTAAGAAAGCAGATAGCTGTACAAACTCAGAAGGCTCACAGCCTGAAGAACAACTGAAGTCCCCTATGGCAGAGTCATTGGATGGAGGTTGCTCCAGTAGTTCAGAAGATCAAGGTGAGAGAGTGAGGCAACTAAGTGGCCAGAGCACTAGCTCTGACACCACCTACAAGTGTGGAGCTTCAGAGAAAGCTGGCTCTTCACCAACACAAGGTGCTCAGAATGAGGCCCCTAGGCTCAGTACCAGTCCTGCAGCTAGGGAAGAAGCTGCATCTCCAGGTGCTAAGGACACACCACTGTCTGAGGGGAACGCAAAAGTTAATGAGAAGACAGTTGGGGTGATTGTCTCTCGGGAAGCCATGACTGGTAGGGTAGAAAAATCTGGTGGACAAGATAAAGGATCCCAAGAGGAGGATCCTGCTGCCAGTCAGAGGCCACCTAGCAATAGTGGTATAAAGGAAGCCAGCCACACATCACTTCCACAGCCAGATCCTCCAGGAGGAGGGAGCAAAGGAAACAAGAATGGTGATAATAGCTCTAATCACAATGGAGAGGGGAATGGCCAGGGTAGCCACTCTGCAGTAGGCCCAAGTTTCACAGGCAGGACTGAGCCTAGCAAATCTCCTGGAAGTTTGCGCTACAGTTACAAAGAGAGTTTTGGGTCAGCTGTACCACGAAATGTAAGTGGTTTTCCTCAGTATCCTTCAGGACAAGAAAAGGGGGATTTTGCCAGCCACGGGGAACGAAAGGGTAGAAATGAGAAGTTCCCAAGTCTCCTACAGGAAGTGCTTCAGGGTTACCACCACCATCCTGACAGAAGGTATCCTAGGAGTGCTCAGGACCATCAAGGTATGACTAGTGGCCTGGAAGGAACTGCAAGGCCCAATATCTTAGTCAGTCAAGCCAATGAATTAGCCAGCAGGGGCATTCTGAACAAGAGCATTGGATCTCTGTTAGAAAATCCCCACTGGGGACCATGGGAAAGGAAGTCAAGCAGCACGGCTCCTGAAATGAAACAGATCAATTTATCTGACTATCCCATTCCCAGAAAGTTTGAGATAGAACCTGCATCATCAGCCCATGAGCCTGGGGGCTCCCTTTCTGAAAGGAGGTCAGTGATCTGTGATATTTCTCCACTAAGACAGATTGTCAGGGACCCAGGGGCTCACTCATTGGGACACATGGGTGCTGATGCCAGAATTGGGAGGAATGAGCGTCTCAACCCAAGTTTAAGTCAGTCAGTCATTCTTCCAGGTGGTTTGGTGTCCatggaaacaaaactgaaatcccAGAGTGGGCAAATAAAAGAGGAAGACTTTGAACAGTCCAAATCTCAAGCTAGTTTCAACAAGAAATCTGGAGACCACTGCCATTCTACCAGCATCAAGCATGAGTCTTACCGTGGCAATGTCAGCCCTGGCGTAGCAGCCCATGATTCCATTTCAGACTACAGCTCACAAGATAGTAGGTCCACACCAATGCGGCGGGTCCCTGGTAGAGTTGGTAGCCGGGAGACTATGAGAGGTCGGTCCTCTTCTCAGTACCATGACTTTGCAGAAAAACTGAAGATGTCTCCAGGCAGGAGCAGAGGCCCAGGGGCAGACCCTCATCACATGAACCCACACATGACTTTTTCAGAGAGGGCCAACAGGAGTTCTTTACATGCTACTTTTTCTCCCAACTCAGAAAGTCTGGCCTCTGCTTACCACACAAACACCAGGGCTCATGCTTATGGGGACCCTAATGCTGGTTTGAATTCTCAGCTCCATTATAAGAGACAGATGTACCAACAGCAACAAGAGGAGTATAAAGATTGGACCAGCAGTTCTGCTCAGGGAGTGATTGCGGCTGCACAGCATAGGCAAGAAGGGCCACGGAAGAGCCCACGGCAGCAGCAGTTTCTTGACAGAGTACGGAGCCCCCTGAAAAATGACAAAGATGGTATGATGTATGGCCCACCAGTAGGGACATACCATGacccaagcactcaggaagctgggcGCTGTCTCATGTCTAGTGATGGTCTGCCTGCTAAAGGCATGGAATTGAAACACAGCTCTCAGAAGTTACAAGAGTCTTGTTGGGATCTTTCTCGGCAGACTTCTCCAGGAAAAAGCAGTGGTCCTCCAGGAATGTCTAATCAGAAACGGTATGGGCCACCCCATGAGACAGATGGACATGTACTAACTGATTCTACACAGTCATCCAAACCTAGTAATGTAATGCTACGGCTACCAGGTCAAGAGGATCATTCTTCTCAAAATCCCTTAATCATGCGGAGGCGGGTTCGTTCTTTTATCTCTCCTATTCCCAGTAAAAGACAGTCACAAGATGTAAAAAACAGTAACACTGATGATAAAGGACGCCTCCACCCATCAAAAGAAGGTGCCGATAAGGCATACAATTCCTACACCCTTTCTCACAGTCAAGATATCAAATCTATCCCTAAGAGAGATGCCTCCAAGGACTTTGCAAACCCAGACAATAGAAACTGTCCTGCTGTTACCCTCACAAGCCCTGCTAAGACCAAAATACTGCCCCCACGGAAGGGACGGGGATTGAAATTGGAAGCTATAGTTCAGAAGATCACATCCCCAAATATTAGGAGGAGTGCATCCACAAATAGTACTGAGGCTGGGGGAGACACAGTCACACTGGATGATATACTGTCTCTGAAGAGTGGTCCTCCTGAAGGTGGGACTGtggctactcaggaggctgagatggagaagagaaaaggtgAGGTGGTATCTGACCTAGTCAGTGTAACTAATCAGGAATCAAATGTTGAGAAGCCTCTTCCAGGACCTTCAGAAGAGTGGCGTGGCAGTGGGGATGACAAAGTCAAGACAGAGGCACATGCAGAAACAGCTCCTACTGGAAAGgaaccttctggtactatgacaTCCACAGCTTCACAGAAGTCTGGTGGTAACCAAGGGAGACCAGATGGTTCCCTGGGTGGGGCAGCACCACTAATCTTTCCTGACTCTAAGAATGTAGCTCCAGTGGGCATTTTGGCCCCTGAGGCAAACCCAAAGgctgaagagaaagagaatgaaacaGTCATGATTTCACCCAAACAAGAAAGTTTTCCCCCTAAAGGGTATTTCCcatcaggaaagaaaaaggggagacCGATTGGTAGTGTGAATAAGcaaaagaaacagcagcagcCACCACCTCCACCCCCTCAACCCCCTCAGATACCAGAAGGTTCTGCAGATGGAGAGCCAAAGCCAAAAAAGCAGAggcaaaggagggagagaaggaagcctGGGGCCCAGCCAAGGAAGCGGAAAACCAAACAAGCAGTTCCCATCGTAGAACCTCAAGAACCAGAGATCAAGCTAAAGTATGCTACCCAGCCACTAGATAAAACAGATGCTAAGAACAAGTCTTTCTTCCCTTACATCCATGTAGTAAATAAGTGTGAACTTGGAGCTGTTTGTACAATCATCAATGCTGAAGAAGAAGAACAGACCAAATTGGTAAGGAGCAGGAAGGGCCAGAGATCTCTGACCCCTCCCCCCAGCAGCACAGAAAGCAAGGTGCTCCCAGCTTCATCCTTTATGCTGCAGGGTCCTGTGGTAACAGAATCTTCTGTTATGGGGCACCTGGTTTGTTGTCTTTGTGGCAAGTGGGCCAGTTATCGGAACATGGGTGACCTCTTTGGACCCTTTTATCCCCAAGATTATGCAGCCACTCTTCCGAAGAATCCACCTCCTAAAAGATCCACAGAAATGCAGAGCAAGGTCAAGGTTCGGCACAAAAGCACTTCTAACGGTtctaaaacagacactgaggaggaggaggagcagcagcagcagcagaaggagCAGAGGAGCCTGGCTGCTCACCCTAGGTTCAAGCGGCGCCACCGGTCAGAAGACTGTGGTGGAGGCCCTCGGTCCCTGTCCAGGGGACTCCCTTGTAAAAAAGCAGCCACTGAGGGCAGCTGTGAAAAGGCTGTTTTGGACACAAAGCCCTCTGTACCTACCACTTCAGAAGGTGgtcctgagctggagttacaaatccCTGAACTACCTCTTGACAGCAATGAATTTTGGGTCCACGAGGGTTGTATTCTCTGGGCCAATGGAATCTACCTGGTCTGTGGCAGGCTCTATGGCCTGCAGGAAGCGCTGGAAATCGCCAGAGAGATG aaATGCTCCCACTGCCAGGAGGCTGGCGCTACGTTGGGCTGCTACAACAAAGGCTGCTCCTTCCGATACCATTACCCATGTGCCATTGATGCAG